In Montipora capricornis isolate CH-2021 chromosome 4, ASM3666992v2, whole genome shotgun sequence, a single genomic region encodes these proteins:
- the LOC138046412 gene encoding adenosine receptor A3-like — protein sequence MVNCTGYGNASNITAIRIIFVYNSPFVLFIFLLNIFLAITAILGNTLILIALNKVSSIHPPTKLLFRCLAVTDLCVGLIVQPLCIVCILLGVILSKKWSEIFLLSKSWETLNFILCGVSFLTAAAISVDRFLALSLGLRYRHIVTPKRVAAVIAFLWLTWISIGVIDIFWSLYIAGSASFVLGVISLFISVFSYSKIVLTLRKRQVQLQPHFRREQGNDREIPLNIARYKKSVYSIAWVQFAMVVCYLPLVVYFLMLTSPMVEFGEFGYEAKFFFMLCSLTTTYLNSSLNPILYCWKIPEVKEAIKNTVKYICCPVN from the coding sequence ATGGTGAACTGTACTGGATACGGAAACGCATCAAACATAACAGCGATCCGGATAATCTTTGTTTATAACAGTccatttgttttatttatttttcttctcaacATTTTTCTTGCTATCACAGCCATACTGGGCAATACTCTTATCCTCATTGCGCTCAACAAAGTATCTTCTATTCATCCTCCAACAAAACTATTGTTTCGTTGCCTGGCGGTGACTGATCTTTGCGTTGGCCTAATCGTACAGCCATTGTGCATCGTTTGTATACTATTGGGGGTCATCTTAAGCAAAAAGTGGAGTGAAATTTTCTTACTGTCCAAGAGCTGGGaaactttaaattttattttgtgtgGAGTTTCGTTCCTTACAGCCGCTGCCATTAGTGTTGACAGGTTTCTCGCGCTGTCCCTGGGGCTGAGGTACAGACACATAGTGACGCCAAAGCGAGTTGCAGCAGTTATTGCCTTTTTATGGCTAACTTGGATTTCAATTGGAGTCATAGACATTTTTTGGAGCCTTTACATCGCCGGTAGTGCATCTTTTGTTCTCGGTGTAATTTCCCTGTTCATCTCAGTCTTTTCGTACAGTAAGATCGTCCTCACTCTGCGAAAGCGTCAAGTTCAACTGCAACCACACTTTCGCCGCGAACAGGGGAACGACAGGGAAATACCACTGAACATTGCACGATACAAAAAGAGCGTCTATAGCATAGCCTGGGTGCAGTTTGCAATGGTTGTTTGCTATTTGCCGCTTGTTGTTTACTTTCTTATGTTAACATCACCAATGGTCGAATTTGGTGAATTTGGATATGaagcaaaatttttttttatgctcTGTTCATTGACAACTACCTATTTGAACTCATCTCTTAACCCGATTCTATACTGCTGGAAGATACCTGAAGTCAAAGAAGCAATTAAGAATACAGTGAAATATATTTGCTGTCCTGTAAATTAA